The following are encoded in a window of Acidobacteriota bacterium genomic DNA:
- a CDS encoding alpha-L-arabinofuranosidase, whose translation MKRREFIGATVASGMTLVTRHTLAARQSKLADAHIEVLLDEPIGRIAPEIYGHFVEHLGGVVYDGIWVGEDSKVPNIGGLRKALVEALKRINPAVIRWPGGCFADSYNWRDGVGPKKDRPRRPNFWVDAQEWPKGAPDGPWKYDPNQFGTDDFARFCQLTGAQPYLAANLRSLTPKDFYEWVDYCNSPAGTTTLADLRGAHGAREPYKVRYWGIGNESWGCGGNFSADEYAIEYRRFAEWVPRYGLNMAYIGSGPNGGDLSWSRKFFGKLAEKGGFGRMWGWALHHYSWNVSQGRTTDWYQGKGEGLNYPDVEYYELLAHADQMESLITDHWSVMGEFDRQHRVKLVVDEWGAWYKPGSELHNTHLLGQQNTMRDAVLAGLTLDTFQRHADKVAMANLAQLVNCLQALFFAHEDKFAVTPTYHVFDLYLPHQGADSLRTLVSAPRSVYTRAGKPASVRGLSSSASRKDKQVTVTVTNPDLTQTRETEIALRGATIKEVKVTTLGGGDAHAHNTFEQPRAVELKEGKAVVRGDGVVTCSLAPASVTRLQITLA comes from the coding sequence ATGAAACGACGTGAATTTATTGGAGCAACTGTCGCGAGTGGTATGACGCTCGTTACGCGCCATACGCTGGCGGCGCGGCAGAGCAAACTGGCCGATGCGCACATTGAGGTCTTGCTTGATGAACCCATTGGTCGCATCGCGCCGGAAATCTACGGCCATTTCGTAGAGCATCTGGGCGGCGTGGTCTATGACGGCATCTGGGTTGGCGAGGATTCCAAAGTCCCCAACATCGGCGGCCTGCGCAAGGCGCTGGTGGAGGCCTTGAAACGGATCAACCCCGCTGTGATTCGCTGGCCCGGCGGCTGTTTCGCCGACAGCTACAACTGGCGCGATGGCGTGGGGCCGAAAAAAGATCGCCCGCGCCGCCCGAACTTTTGGGTGGACGCGCAAGAATGGCCGAAGGGCGCGCCGGATGGCCCGTGGAAGTATGACCCCAATCAATTCGGCACCGATGATTTTGCGCGTTTCTGCCAATTGACGGGCGCGCAACCATACTTGGCCGCGAACCTGCGCAGCCTGACGCCGAAGGATTTTTATGAGTGGGTGGATTACTGCAACTCGCCCGCCGGCACGACCACGCTGGCCGATCTGCGCGGTGCGCACGGTGCGCGCGAACCATACAAGGTGCGTTACTGGGGCATCGGCAACGAATCGTGGGGCTGCGGCGGCAATTTCTCGGCGGATGAATACGCAATTGAGTATCGCCGCTTCGCCGAATGGGTGCCGCGTTATGGCTTGAACATGGCCTACATCGGTTCAGGGCCGAACGGCGGCGATCTAAGCTGGTCGCGCAAGTTCTTTGGCAAGCTGGCCGAGAAGGGCGGCTTCGGTCGTATGTGGGGCTGGGCGCTGCATCACTATTCGTGGAATGTCAGCCAGGGCCGCACGACCGATTGGTACCAGGGCAAAGGCGAAGGTCTCAACTATCCCGACGTTGAGTATTACGAATTGCTGGCGCACGCCGATCAGATGGAAAGTCTGATTACCGATCACTGGTCGGTGATGGGCGAATTCGACCGCCAGCACCGCGTCAAACTCGTCGTGGACGAATGGGGCGCCTGGTACAAGCCCGGCAGCGAATTGCACAACACGCATCTGTTGGGCCAGCAGAACACCATGCGCGATGCCGTGCTGGCTGGGCTGACTTTGGATACGTTCCAGCGCCACGCCGACAAAGTCGCGATGGCGAACCTTGCGCAACTCGTCAATTGTTTGCAGGCGCTCTTTTTCGCGCACGAAGACAAATTCGCCGTCACGCCGACCTATCACGTATTTGATCTGTATTTGCCGCATCAGGGCGCTGATTCGTTGCGCACTTTGGTCAGCGCGCCACGTTCGGTTTATACGCGCGCAGGCAAACCTGCGTCGGTGCGTGGCCTGTCGAGTTCGGCTTCGCGCAAAGATAAGCAAGTGACCGTGACCGTGACCAATCCTGATTTGACGCAAACACGTGAGACTGAAATCGCCTTGCGCGGCGCGACGATCAAAGAGGTCAAGGTCACGACGCTGGGCGGTGGCGATGCACATGCGCACAACACGTTCGAGCAGCCGCGGGCAGTTGAGTTGAAAGAAGGGAAGGCGGTTGTGCGCGGCGATGGCGTCGTGACGTGCAGCTTGGCGCCCGCTTCGGTGACGCGGTTGCAGATCACGCTGGCCTAG
- a CDS encoding rhamnogalacturonan lyase, with the protein MKKMTSFQIARIVAVVSVMLGTQTFAQRQMENLGRGVVAVRQPENKVWVGWRLLGLDAENIAFNLYRSTAGGTPVKLNAQPITAATNWIDDKADLTKANAYFVRPVRNGKEQAASATFTLPANAPVRQYLAIPLQTPTGYAPNDASVGDLDGDGEYEIVLHQAGRGRDNSQAGLTDPPILQAYKLDGTLLWTINLGKNIREGAHYTQFMVYDLDGDGRAEIACKTADGTVDGKGKVIGDANADWRNPEGTFLTSLDRNGVERKQNVTGYVLKGPEYLTIFDGLTGAALATTAFIPPRHPTKTDPTADQLKAVWGDGYGNRVDRFLAAIAYLDGKQPSLVMCRGYYTRSVLTAWNWRGGKLSKVWTFDSDDGTPGNKAFAGQGNHNLSVGDVDGDGKDEIVYGAMVIDDNGKGLYSTGLGHGDALHLSDLDPTRPGLEVFDIQERFDDAGAHFRDARTGEILWKKPSIKAGADGEGPGRGLALDIDPRYPGSECWVKGAGVTGLFSAKGEKIAEREPRSCNFGVWWDGDVLRELLDRNVITKWNWLDGTETTLLTAEGCTSNNGTKATPALSADLFGDWREEVIWRTTDNKELRIYTTTIPTPHRFYTLMHDPQYRLSIAWQNVAYNQPPHTGFHLGEGMKPPPRPAIVVKGKR; encoded by the coding sequence ATGAAGAAGATGACCAGTTTTCAAATTGCGCGGATCGTTGCCGTGGTCAGCGTGATGTTGGGAACGCAGACATTCGCGCAACGACAAATGGAAAACCTGGGGCGCGGCGTGGTTGCCGTGCGCCAACCCGAAAACAAGGTTTGGGTTGGCTGGCGCTTGTTGGGTCTGGATGCAGAGAACATCGCGTTCAACCTATATCGCAGCACTGCCGGCGGCACGCCAGTCAAATTGAACGCGCAACCCATCACGGCGGCGACTAATTGGATAGACGACAAGGCTGATTTGACCAAGGCCAATGCGTACTTTGTGCGTCCCGTGCGCAACGGCAAAGAGCAAGCGGCGAGCGCGACGTTTACGCTGCCTGCTAATGCGCCTGTGCGGCAATACCTGGCGATTCCGCTGCAAACGCCAACGGGCTACGCGCCGAACGATGCTTCCGTAGGTGATCTGGATGGCGATGGTGAATATGAAATCGTGCTGCATCAAGCGGGGCGCGGACGCGATAATTCGCAAGCCGGGCTGACCGATCCGCCGATTTTGCAAGCCTACAAACTCGACGGCACATTGCTGTGGACGATCAATCTGGGCAAGAACATCCGCGAAGGCGCGCATTACACGCAGTTCATGGTTTATGACCTCGACGGTGACGGACGCGCGGAAATCGCTTGCAAAACCGCCGATGGCACGGTGGATGGCAAAGGCAAGGTCATCGGTGATGCCAACGCCGATTGGCGCAATCCCGAAGGCACGTTTCTGACTTCGCTGGATCGCAACGGCGTCGAGCGCAAGCAGAACGTGACCGGCTACGTTTTGAAAGGGCCGGAATACCTGACGATTTTTGACGGATTGACGGGCGCGGCATTGGCGACGACCGCTTTCATTCCGCCGCGTCACCCAACGAAAACCGATCCGACGGCTGACCAATTGAAAGCGGTTTGGGGCGACGGTTACGGCAATCGCGTTGACCGCTTCCTCGCCGCTATCGCGTACCTAGACGGCAAACAGCCGAGCTTGGTGATGTGCCGTGGCTATTACACGCGCTCGGTGTTGACGGCGTGGAACTGGCGCGGCGGCAAGCTAAGCAAAGTTTGGACATTCGATAGTGACGACGGCACGCCGGGCAATAAGGCTTTTGCGGGGCAGGGCAATCACAACTTGAGCGTTGGCGATGTGGATGGCGATGGCAAAGACGAGATCGTTTATGGCGCGATGGTGATTGATGACAACGGCAAGGGGCTTTATTCGACGGGCCTGGGTCACGGCGATGCGTTGCATTTGAGTGATCTTGACCCGACGCGACCAGGCTTGGAGGTCTTCGACATTCAGGAGCGCTTTGACGATGCGGGAGCACATTTTCGCGACGCGCGCACGGGCGAGATTTTGTGGAAAAAGCCTTCGATCAAGGCGGGCGCGGATGGCGAAGGGCCGGGGCGCGGCTTGGCGCTGGATATTGATCCGCGCTATCCGGGTAGCGAGTGCTGGGTGAAGGGGGCGGGCGTCACGGGCTTGTTCAGCGCCAAAGGCGAAAAGATTGCCGAGCGCGAACCGCGTTCGTGCAACTTCGGTGTCTGGTGGGATGGCGACGTGCTGCGCGAATTGCTGGATCGCAACGTCATCACCAAATGGAATTGGCTGGATGGCACGGAAACCACTTTGCTGACGGCGGAAGGTTGCACTTCGAACAATGGCACGAAGGCCACGCCCGCGTTGAGCGCCGACCTCTTTGGCGATTGGCGCGAAGAAGTCATCTGGCGCACGACTGACAATAAAGAGTTGCGGATTTACACCACGACGATTCCGACGCCGCACCGGTTTTATACGTTGATGCACGACCCGCAATACCGGCTGAGCATTGCGTGGCAAAACGTGGCGTACAACCAGCCACCGCATACGGGCTTTCATTTGGGCGAAGGGATGAAGCCGCCGCCACGTCCGGCGATTGTGGTGAAGGGGAAAAGGTAA
- a CDS encoding oligogalacturonate lyase — protein sequence MKMKLSLLFLMLITVPHAAQQPTSMAEPPLDWIEPDTGHRVIRLSREPGTASLYFHQNAYTANGDKLVVTTPKGIATIELKTGKLEQIVEGRAGSLVVGRKTRQVFYIKDGAVMVTHLDTKATREIVRRPELRTGSGLAVNADETLLGGSYVENDALAGFQAPASTQPGQRLDSYPGKGDMMERRLAAKLPMALYTINIKSGEVKPFYRATDWLNHVQFSPTDPTLMMFCHEGPWHKVDRIWTIRTDGTQKRLMHKRTLDMEIAGHEFFSADGQTIWYDLQTPKREVFWLAGVNIATGKQTRYPVPRDQWSVHFNIAPNGKLFAGDGGGPSSVAAPGNGQWIYLFTPRNGPGGPGDMKLQAEKLVNLARHNYQLEPNVTFTPDMKWLVFRSNMHGPTHVYAVEVAKK from the coding sequence ATGAAAATGAAATTGAGTCTATTGTTTTTGATGCTCATCACTGTTCCGCACGCGGCGCAACAACCTACGTCTATGGCTGAACCGCCGCTCGACTGGATCGAACCTGACACCGGCCATCGCGTCATTCGCCTGTCACGTGAACCCGGCACGGCGAGTCTGTACTTTCATCAAAACGCCTACACCGCCAATGGCGACAAGTTGGTGGTCACGACGCCCAAAGGCATCGCCACGATTGAACTCAAGACCGGCAAGCTCGAACAGATTGTCGAAGGCCGCGCGGGCAGTTTGGTCGTTGGGCGCAAAACGCGGCAGGTGTTTTACATCAAGGACGGCGCTGTAATGGTTACGCACCTCGACACCAAAGCCACGCGCGAGATCGTCCGGCGGCCCGAATTGCGCACTGGCTCCGGCTTGGCGGTGAATGCCGACGAAACGTTGCTCGGCGGCAGTTATGTCGAGAACGATGCGCTGGCCGGGTTTCAAGCGCCCGCCAGCACGCAACCCGGCCAGCGGTTGGACAGTTATCCTGGCAAGGGCGACATGATGGAGCGGCGCTTGGCGGCCAAGTTGCCGATGGCGCTTTACACCATCAACATCAAGTCCGGCGAGGTGAAGCCGTTTTATCGGGCGACTGATTGGCTGAATCATGTGCAGTTTTCACCGACCGATCCGACGTTGATGATGTTTTGCCACGAAGGCCCTTGGCACAAGGTGGATCGCATCTGGACGATACGCACCGACGGCACACAAAAACGGTTGATGCACAAACGCACGCTGGACATGGAAATCGCCGGGCACGAATTTTTCAGTGCCGACGGCCAGACGATCTGGTACGACCTGCAAACGCCCAAGCGCGAAGTCTTCTGGCTGGCGGGCGTAAACATCGCGACCGGTAAACAGACGCGTTACCCTGTGCCACGCGACCAATGGTCGGTGCATTTCAACATCGCGCCGAACGGCAAATTGTTCGCGGGCGATGGCGGCGGGCCGAGCAGTGTGGCAGCACCGGGCAACGGGCAATGGATTTATCTGTTCACGCCGCGCAACGGCCCAGGTGGCCCAGGTGATATGAAGCTGCAAGCCGAAAAGCTGGTCAATCTGGCCAGGCACAACTATCAGTTGGAACCGAACGTCACCTTTACGCCGGATATGAAATGGCTGGTGTTTCGCTCGAACATGCACGGGCCGACGCACGTGTATGCGGTGGAAGTGGCGAAGAAATAG
- a CDS encoding VOC family protein has product MRPQPMLVVADVEASSRWYQHLFGCQSAHGGKEYERLMSHDALIMQLHHWEVDHHHGCLGDPHDKPYGNGVLLWFEVDDFDAAVARATELKAEIVLPPHRNPPDGDGGPNHREIWLRDLDGYTVVIASPDSEAGSL; this is encoded by the coding sequence ATGCGTCCCCAACCTATGCTTGTCGTCGCCGATGTCGAAGCCAGCAGCCGCTGGTATCAACACCTGTTCGGTTGCCAAAGCGCGCACGGCGGTAAGGAATACGAACGGCTGATGTCGCATGACGCCTTAATCATGCAATTGCACCACTGGGAAGTTGACCATCATCACGGCTGCCTAGGTGATCCGCACGATAAACCGTATGGCAACGGCGTTTTGCTCTGGTTCGAAGTTGATGATTTCGATGCTGCCGTAGCGCGGGCGACTGAGTTGAAAGCGGAAATCGTCCTGCCGCCCCACCGCAATCCGCCGGATGGTGATGGCGGCCCGAATCATCGCGAAATCTGGTTGCGCGATTTAGATGGTTACACCGTGGTCATCGCCAGCCCCGACAGTGAAGCCGGTAGTTTGTAA
- a CDS encoding rhamnogalacturonan acetylesterase, with protein MKTRLALSFVAWLLLLSAPHAFFDAPAAQQPAARKPVLYLIGDSTVNTPTKGQQGWGTPLPEFFDLTKISIENRARGGRSSRTFLTEGLWQQVFDALQPGDFVLMQFGHNDGGALNDDSRARGSIRGTGEETQEIDNLITKKHEVVHSFGWYLRQFIAGTKEKGATPIVLSPVPRNNWPNGGKDGKIARASNDYGKWAAEAAKQGGAFFIDLNEISAAHYETLGPEKVKAEYFTEADNTHTSPVGARRNAVSVVEGLRGLKGCALQAYLLEK; from the coding sequence ATGAAAACACGTCTCGCACTTAGCTTTGTGGCGTGGCTGCTTTTGCTGAGCGCGCCGCACGCTTTCTTTGACGCGCCTGCCGCCCAACAACCTGCCGCGCGCAAACCGGTGCTCTACCTCATCGGCGATTCGACGGTGAATACGCCGACCAAAGGGCAGCAGGGCTGGGGCACGCCGCTGCCGGAGTTTTTCGACTTGACGAAAATCAGCATTGAAAACCGCGCGCGCGGCGGACGCAGCAGCCGCACCTTTCTGACCGAAGGGCTGTGGCAGCAGGTATTCGACGCCTTGCAACCAGGCGATTTTGTGTTGATGCAGTTCGGCCACAACGATGGCGGGGCGCTCAATGATGATTCGCGCGCGCGTGGCTCCATTCGCGGCACCGGCGAAGAGACGCAGGAGATTGACAACCTCATCACCAAAAAGCACGAGGTCGTGCACAGTTTCGGTTGGTACTTACGCCAGTTCATCGCGGGCACAAAGGAAAAAGGCGCCACGCCCATCGTGTTGTCGCCCGTGCCGCGCAATAACTGGCCCAATGGCGGGAAAGACGGGAAAATCGCACGCGCCAGCAACGATTACGGCAAATGGGCGGCGGAAGCGGCCAAACAGGGCGGCGCGTTCTTCATTGATTTGAATGAAATCAGCGCGGCCCATTACGAAACGCTCGGCCCTGAAAAGGTCAAGGCCGAGTATTTCACCGAGGCTGACAATACGCACACCAGCCCAGTGGGCGCGCGGCGCAACGCGGTTTCGGTGGTCGAAGGATTGCGCGGCTTAAAGGGCTGCGCGCTGCAAGCTTATTTGTTGGAAAAGTAG
- a CDS encoding glycoside hydrolase: MLPLVLAASILQHPGASPDSLAELQRQFQTPPDDARIMMRWWWFGPAVTKAGIERELRQMKDAGIGGVEIQPVYPLALDDESKGLKNLRFLSAEFLDALKFANEKARELGLRVDLTLGSGWPFGGPLVPATQAAGRLRVERVTAEQARVPLPKLGDGEEFIAAFAGQRELTEVKDGAVWLPAEQSKKSEVLFFIAGRTRQQVKRAAYGAEGFVLNHYDRAALDTYLKNVGEPLIQAFGTQPPYAVFCDSLEVFSSDWTSDFLPEFQRRRGYDLKPLLPALVRDIGPQTASVRHDWGQTLTELLNERFLAPLQQWAKQHHTKFRLQGYGIPPATIGSNANVDLTEGEGPQWKTLRAARWASSANHLYGRNITSSETWTWLHSPSFRATPLDVKAEADLHFLQGINQLIGHGWPYTPESVEYPGNRFYAAAVFDEKNPWWIAMPEVSKYLQRISYLMRQGASANDVAFYLPNSDAWAGFVNPKVHYMIEALKERIGEDAIAQVLEAGFNLDFFDDEVLRQLGKVEAGGLALGPNKYKAVVLPNVERLPLATLQTLEAFARQGGVVIAARRKPALLPGFKTTEAERAQFSALVQKLFAGGKPLAHFVADDRELGGKLASLTQPDVRLTPAVPGIGFIHRRTAEAEIYFLANSTNETQRVTATFRVMAGQAESWNPLDGGVAPLPAEWSAPGATVALSFAPYEARVLVFTRRRLPVPAPSLLAALPAPVEISNDWRVTIGQVSQTRAQLRSWTEDEATRFYSGAATYEKEINVPAALLQPLARLSVRLDFGAGQAVPVQARKNGMQAWFDAPVRDAAVVYVNEQRAGAVWCPPYSLEVTKLLKPGANRLRIVVGNTAINYLAGHKQPDYKELNQRYGERFQPQDMENLQPLPSGLLGPVRLVAGRGN; this comes from the coding sequence ATGCTGCCTTTGGTGTTGGCCGCGTCCATCTTGCAACATCCGGGCGCCTCGCCCGATTCGTTGGCTGAATTGCAACGCCAATTCCAAACGCCGCCCGACGACGCGCGGATCATGATGCGCTGGTGGTGGTTCGGCCCGGCCGTGACCAAGGCCGGCATCGAACGCGAGTTGCGCCAGATGAAAGACGCAGGCATTGGCGGCGTAGAGATTCAACCCGTCTATCCGCTGGCCTTGGATGACGAAAGCAAGGGCCTCAAAAATCTGCGCTTCCTCTCGGCTGAGTTCCTCGACGCGCTGAAATTCGCCAACGAAAAGGCCCGTGAATTGGGCTTGCGCGTGGATTTGACGCTCGGCAGCGGCTGGCCCTTTGGCGGGCCGCTGGTGCCCGCGACCCAGGCGGCGGGGCGGTTGCGCGTTGAACGGGTGACGGCTGAACAAGCGCGCGTGCCCCTGCCCAAGCTGGGCGATGGCGAGGAATTCATCGCGGCCTTTGCGGGGCAACGCGAGTTGACCGAGGTCAAAGACGGCGCGGTCTGGCTGCCCGCCGAGCAATCCAAAAAGAGCGAAGTGCTTTTCTTCATCGCGGGCCGCACGCGCCAACAGGTCAAACGCGCGGCGTATGGAGCCGAGGGCTTCGTGCTGAATCATTACGACCGCGCGGCGCTCGACACGTATTTGAAAAATGTCGGCGAACCGCTGATACAGGCGTTCGGCACGCAGCCGCCTTACGCCGTCTTTTGCGACAGCCTCGAAGTGTTTAGCTCTGACTGGACGAGCGATTTTCTGCCAGAGTTCCAACGGCGGCGCGGCTACGATTTGAAACCGTTGTTGCCCGCGCTGGTGCGTGACATTGGCCCGCAAACCGCGAGTGTCCGCCACGATTGGGGGCAGACGCTGACCGAGTTACTCAACGAACGCTTCCTCGCGCCGTTGCAACAGTGGGCCAAGCAGCACCATACCAAATTCCGCCTGCAAGGCTATGGCATCCCGCCCGCGACGATTGGCAGCAATGCCAATGTGGATTTGACCGAAGGCGAGGGGCCGCAGTGGAAAACCCTGCGCGCCGCGCGTTGGGCCTCGTCAGCGAATCATCTGTACGGGCGCAATATCACGTCCTCAGAAACCTGGACGTGGTTGCATTCGCCGTCGTTCCGCGCGACACCGCTCGATGTCAAAGCCGAAGCCGATTTGCACTTCCTGCAAGGCATCAATCAACTCATCGGGCATGGCTGGCCGTATACGCCTGAGAGCGTCGAATATCCGGGCAATCGTTTTTATGCGGCGGCGGTCTTTGACGAAAAGAATCCCTGGTGGATTGCGATGCCGGAGGTTTCAAAGTATCTGCAACGCATCAGCTATCTGATGCGACAGGGCGCGTCCGCCAATGACGTGGCGTTCTATCTGCCCAACAGCGATGCCTGGGCCGGCTTCGTCAATCCCAAAGTGCATTACATGATCGAAGCGCTCAAAGAGCGCATCGGCGAAGACGCCATCGCGCAAGTGCTGGAAGCGGGCTTCAACTTGGATTTCTTTGACGACGAGGTGTTGCGGCAACTCGGCAAGGTTGAAGCAGGCGGGCTGGCCTTGGGGCCGAACAAATACAAGGCCGTCGTCTTGCCGAACGTCGAACGCCTGCCGCTGGCGACGTTGCAAACGCTGGAAGCTTTTGCGCGGCAGGGCGGCGTGGTGATTGCGGCGCGGCGTAAACCTGCGCTGTTGCCGGGCTTCAAAACCACTGAGGCCGAGCGCGCGCAATTCAGCGCATTGGTTCAGAAACTGTTTGCGGGGGGAAAACCGCTCGCGCATTTTGTCGCGGATGACCGGGAACTCGGCGGCAAGCTGGCCTCGTTGACGCAACCCGATGTGCGGCTGACGCCTGCCGTGCCGGGTATTGGCTTTATTCATCGCCGCACTGCGGAAGCCGAGATTTACTTTCTCGCCAATTCGACCAATGAAACGCAGCGCGTCACCGCCACGTTTCGCGTGATGGCGGGGCAAGCCGAAAGCTGGAACCCGCTGGATGGCGGCGTCGCGCCGCTCCCAGCCGAATGGAGCGCGCCAGGCGCGACCGTCGCGCTGTCGTTTGCGCCTTATGAAGCGCGGGTGCTGGTCTTCACCCGGCGGCGTTTGCCCGTGCCCGCGCCGTCGCTGCTTGCCGCGCTGCCCGCGCCCGTGGAAATCAGCAACGACTGGCGGGTGACCATCGGTCAAGTGAGCCAGACGCGCGCGCAATTGCGTTCGTGGACGGAAGACGAGGCGACGCGTTTCTATTCGGGCGCCGCGACATACGAAAAAGAAATCAATGTGCCGGCGGCGCTGTTGCAACCGCTGGCACGGCTCAGTGTGCGGCTGGATTTCGGCGCGGGGCAGGCGGTGCCCGTGCAAGCGCGCAAAAACGGTATGCAGGCTTGGTTCGATGCGCCGGTGCGGGATGCGGCGGTAGTGTATGTCAACGAGCAGCGCGCGGGCGCGGTCTGGTGTCCGCCGTATTCGCTTGAGGTGACGAAGCTGTTGAAACCAGGCGCGAATCGCTTGCGCATCGTCGTCGGTAACACGGCGATTAACTATCTGGCCGGGCACAAACAGCCCGATTACAAAGAACTCAATCAGCGCTACGGCGAGCGTTTCCAGCCGCAGGACATGGAAAACCTGCAACCGTTGCCGTCAGGTTTGTTAGGGCCGGTGCGGTTGGTGGCGGGCCGTGGGAACTGA
- a CDS encoding LysR family transcriptional regulator, with product MDLHQLKIFYSAVRTGGFTHASREMHLSQSTISQHIKQLEHELGCQLFMRVGKRVLLTEAWQLLRDHCERILQDVKNAEMAIRELNGMQRGKVRLGTGATTLIYQLPHVLETYQARYPNIELVIVSETTDVIIRDVQAQRLDLGLVMLPVVENDLQLTPLCDEELLIALPRRHPLARKRSLTVNDLRALRFILYEKKTVMRGLIDNFFASLGVTPQLAMVMENIEAIKSLVGTGLGASVLPSHAVGNDALDKKVRLLRVERHRLHRQLALVTLKSTFVPNAVQELFNLIVQELGTKQPGRNGAKRGTVPRQ from the coding sequence ATGGACTTACACCAACTCAAAATCTTCTATTCCGCCGTCCGCACCGGTGGTTTTACACACGCCAGCCGCGAAATGCACTTGTCACAATCCACGATCAGCCAGCACATCAAACAACTCGAGCACGAACTCGGTTGCCAGCTTTTCATGCGCGTCGGCAAGCGCGTTTTGCTGACCGAGGCGTGGCAATTGCTGCGCGACCATTGCGAGCGCATCCTGCAAGACGTCAAAAACGCCGAGATGGCGATCCGCGAACTCAACGGCATGCAACGCGGCAAAGTCCGCCTGGGCACTGGCGCAACGACGCTGATTTATCAATTGCCGCACGTGCTCGAAACTTATCAGGCGCGTTATCCCAACATCGAACTGGTCATCGTGTCGGAAACCACCGATGTCATCATCCGTGACGTGCAAGCCCAACGCCTCGATCTGGGGCTGGTGATGCTGCCCGTCGTGGAAAACGACCTGCAACTCACTCCGCTGTGCGATGAAGAATTATTGATCGCCCTGCCCCGCCGCCATCCGCTGGCGCGCAAACGCTCCTTGACGGTCAATGATCTGCGCGCGTTGCGGTTCATTCTGTACGAAAAGAAAACCGTGATGCGCGGCTTGATTGACAACTTTTTCGCCTCGCTCGGCGTGACGCCGCAACTGGCGATGGTCATGGAAAACATCGAAGCCATCAAAAGTCTGGTCGGCACCGGTCTGGGCGCTTCCGTCCTGCCCAGTCACGCCGTCGGCAATGATGCGTTGGATAAAAAAGTGCGCCTCTTGCGCGTCGAGCGGCATCGCCTCCATCGCCAACTCGCGCTGGTCACCTTGAAATCCACGTTTGTGCCCAACGCCGTGCAGGAACTGTTCAATCTGATCGTGCAGGAACTCGGCACGAAACAACCTGGCCGCAATGGCGCGAAACGCGGAACAGTACCGCGACAGTGA